The Prevotella sp. E9-3 genome has a window encoding:
- a CDS encoding fimbrillin family protein, whose amino-acid sequence MAILLTGCGEDLSPLADNGIDADEPIAFTTYLPASVITRSTVEEDAFRQRMGAYKAVVDDYRFSIEMFEDGIPDAIGSGVYQPGEENDGNLLATAPLYWPGNTQKVGFKATAGTVSLESDQTTKAKLLLQDQLLGYGFMSLWNESANAPVDDEDALNYRTFKEWYSANKELGMAPSGQDEVSYYKRIPLFLRHQRALVTIRLKAGEGVNPEDLTFDKAKTNISTKIFSYAEGKYQAIKPLANKTSISYDPSADEVETTEYTAVVNPYDYRAKATADTIAEIKLSEQRFTFFAGNDENFADDDHMKAYDLHAGQHLVITVILGRGSRKVVITSYVEDWTETVTTSVVDDYGQAGDLIQITNRKELYDFLTSKENKQGNVAIIVPNAIDLEKDGDAVAEWTPQPLNCTLNMAGATFHTNHPVFSTISSSGTIVNGTITVGNTHVASAIAETNLGKIERIDVFPRDAEGKASTGYATQAGLVVVNSGTITACSSVLPVHGSTGFVGGIASRSIYAENGSGPMPVIDGCTVNARVDGSDGVKGGGIVGEAVGRVTGNTFIYGITVSQSAADFKNIVQSKAGDKDLRAYNNAWPTNVPNAFGEVENPNMTVAAEQYDGVLDRQNELELLLTSAYNRTDKHYRLSDSFSMLDWTYGKRTDILNSSDAHADGNVLFHLDGNDMTITTDGMLFSNVMGTVRDLTVRLSSDLITEFTDGTDAIAALAYAVTGSNAKISNIKVKAGAHRIQASNAGGIVVWAYDGATVEDCQCKANIQIWVNGIGDGARIYAGGIVACAAKATITRCVYYNADATLFRNTDPQIVKGTLTTPVAGIDSKGIYYGGILGGTAEKESVHENPNVLITDCTSWFITSKNSKKGSVVGYALDKDGIAEGCQGNWWPGESDGVGSFPDGKSVEQLIGRRNAVAPIENTNYDD is encoded by the coding sequence ATGGCAATATTGCTGACTGGTTGCGGTGAAGACCTGTCACCTTTGGCAGACAATGGTATTGATGCAGACGAACCAATTGCCTTTACTACCTATCTGCCGGCGAGTGTCATCACTCGTTCTACGGTTGAAGAAGATGCTTTCCGTCAGCGTATGGGCGCTTACAAGGCAGTAGTTGATGACTATCGTTTCTCAATAGAGATGTTTGAAGATGGCATTCCTGATGCAATAGGTAGCGGTGTTTATCAGCCGGGAGAAGAAAACGATGGCAATCTGCTTGCTACTGCGCCCCTCTATTGGCCTGGCAATACCCAAAAAGTTGGCTTCAAGGCTACAGCAGGAACAGTCTCTTTGGAGTCCGATCAGACAACAAAGGCAAAGCTCCTCTTGCAGGACCAGTTGTTGGGCTATGGCTTTATGTCTCTTTGGAATGAAAGTGCCAATGCCCCTGTTGATGATGAAGATGCGCTGAACTATCGTACTTTCAAAGAGTGGTATTCAGCCAATAAAGAATTAGGTATGGCACCATCTGGACAAGATGAAGTGAGCTATTACAAGCGTATTCCTCTTTTCCTGCGCCATCAGCGTGCTCTGGTCACCATTCGACTGAAAGCTGGTGAAGGCGTGAATCCAGAAGACCTGACTTTCGACAAGGCCAAGACGAATATCTCCACTAAGATATTCAGTTATGCTGAAGGAAAATATCAGGCGATAAAGCCTCTCGCAAACAAGACCTCTATCAGTTATGACCCTTCAGCAGATGAAGTGGAGACGACGGAATATACCGCAGTTGTCAATCCATACGATTATCGGGCAAAAGCTACAGCAGACACTATTGCCGAGATAAAACTTTCTGAGCAGCGATTTACATTCTTTGCCGGAAATGATGAAAACTTTGCTGACGATGACCACATGAAGGCTTATGACCTCCATGCCGGTCAGCATCTGGTCATCACCGTTATACTTGGTCGCGGTAGTCGTAAGGTGGTGATTACCTCTTATGTAGAGGACTGGACCGAAACGGTGACCACCTCTGTTGTTGATGACTACGGACAGGCTGGCGACCTGATTCAGATTACGAACCGGAAGGAACTCTATGATTTCCTGACCAGTAAGGAAAACAAGCAAGGCAATGTGGCTATTATTGTGCCGAATGCTATTGACTTAGAGAAGGATGGCGATGCCGTGGCCGAATGGACACCACAGCCTTTGAACTGTACCCTGAACATGGCGGGTGCTACTTTCCATACCAATCATCCAGTGTTCTCTACTATCAGTTCCTCAGGCACTATTGTGAATGGAACCATTACTGTGGGCAATACCCATGTGGCTTCGGCCATTGCCGAGACCAACCTTGGAAAGATTGAGCGTATTGATGTGTTCCCCCGTGATGCCGAGGGAAAAGCATCTACCGGTTATGCCACTCAGGCAGGATTGGTCGTTGTCAATTCCGGCACCATCACAGCTTGCTCTTCTGTTCTTCCTGTCCATGGCTCAACAGGTTTTGTAGGCGGTATTGCCTCACGTTCTATTTATGCTGAAAACGGTTCCGGCCCAATGCCAGTGATTGATGGATGTACCGTGAATGCCCGTGTTGACGGTAGCGATGGCGTGAAAGGTGGCGGCATTGTGGGTGAGGCCGTAGGTCGTGTAACGGGCAATACCTTCATTTATGGTATCACCGTCTCGCAGTCGGCCGCTGATTTCAAGAATATTGTTCAGTCGAAGGCTGGCGACAAGGATTTACGTGCTTACAACAATGCCTGGCCTACCAATGTTCCCAATGCTTTCGGTGAGGTGGAGAATCCGAATATGACAGTTGCCGCTGAACAGTACGATGGCGTGCTCGATCGTCAAAACGAACTGGAACTCCTACTTACCTCAGCCTACAACAGAACTGACAAGCACTATCGCTTGTCCGACAGTTTCAGTATGTTAGACTGGACCTATGGCAAAAGAACCGACATCCTCAACAGTTCCGATGCCCATGCCGACGGAAACGTCCTTTTTCATCTGGATGGCAACGACATGACAATTACTACCGATGGTATGCTTTTCAGTAATGTGATGGGAACGGTCAGAGATTTGACTGTACGCCTGAGCAGCGACCTGATTACCGAGTTTACTGATGGTACCGATGCCATTGCAGCCCTTGCCTATGCCGTGACAGGTTCCAATGCCAAGATCAGTAATATTAAGGTGAAGGCAGGCGCTCATCGTATTCAGGCATCCAATGCTGGTGGCATAGTGGTGTGGGCTTATGATGGAGCAACGGTCGAGGACTGCCAGTGCAAGGCCAATATTCAGATTTGGGTAAACGGTATCGGCGATGGTGCCCGCATCTATGCCGGTGGCATCGTAGCCTGTGCCGCCAAGGCTACCATCACCCGCTGTGTGTATTACAATGCCGATGCCACCCTCTTCCGCAATACCGACCCTCAGATAGTCAAGGGCACGCTGACCACTCCTGTTGCAGGTATCGATAGCAAGGGCATTTACTATGGCGGCATCCTTGGAGGTACCGCCGAAAAGGAGAGTGTTCATGAGAATCCCAACGTACTGATTACCGACTGTACCAGTTGGTTCATTACCTCAAAGAACTCAAAGAAAGGTTCTGTCGTGGGATATGCCCTCGATAAAGATGGCATTGCTGAAGGATGTCAAGGCAACTGGTGGCCGGGTGAGAGCGATGGGGTAGGCTCGTTCCCTGACGGTAAGTCGGTAGAACAACTCATTGGCCGTCGCAATGCTGTTGCTCCTATAGAAAATACGAACTATGACGATTAA
- a CDS encoding TM2 domain-containing protein, whose translation MEQQKVDMFIMMNNKYLPESQIMYVRDRLLAADDSKESMLHAIQFKDPTIALVLSLLTGNLGVDRFYIGDTGLGIGKLLTCGGLGIWVLIDWFLIMGTTREKNFERLMAYL comes from the coding sequence ATGGAACAGCAGAAAGTTGATATGTTCATCATGATGAACAACAAGTATCTACCCGAGTCTCAGATTATGTATGTACGTGATCGTTTGCTTGCAGCAGATGACAGTAAGGAGTCAATGCTTCATGCCATTCAATTCAAGGACCCCACAATAGCTCTGGTCCTGAGTCTTCTGACAGGCAATTTAGGCGTAGATCGTTTCTATATCGGTGATACCGGATTGGGTATCGGCAAACTGCTAACCTGTGGCGGTTTGGGTATTTGGGTTCTTATAGACTGGTTCCTGATTATGGGAACCACCCGCGAGAAGAATTTTGAACGCCTGATGGCTTACCTCTAA
- a CDS encoding fimbrillin family protein — MLAGCAASDEMAEPADSVVGTPVLFTSGNENLAVTRATIPYMAQGSRFICSMYYHAKNNDTDDTDFDVVDPIEGGTMTTASLQISNTLGNANYLTGQFYWQNRLNHAFLALADYNRLNETPVVNGKNVTYDLARGTRQSISEQPDPILALTIAKPSGSTQEGNRVRLYFKHQFALVQVNVKSSEDNSAEITAEQIEKVELLGVSTEGIVSTHLHPDGTVDATKAKDVDLDQYTDEQLANNKWGTSFSLFDMATGIKDEEGHDEGYAVGFLKSYNAITFGHLWAIRVTWHEGTADDPGVVHVSTYEVPETNETDVPLRTLASGMKYVYDLEVRRGILAVIRTQVLDWKQKEELVYGTDGTIMN; from the coding sequence ATGCTTGCGGGTTGTGCCGCCAGCGATGAGATGGCGGAGCCTGCCGATAGCGTGGTGGGTACACCTGTGCTGTTCACTTCCGGCAATGAGAACCTTGCGGTGACCAGGGCTACAATACCCTATATGGCACAAGGCAGTCGCTTTATCTGTTCAATGTACTATCACGCAAAGAATAACGATACCGATGATACCGATTTTGATGTTGTCGATCCGATAGAAGGCGGAACGATGACAACTGCTTCCCTGCAGATTAGTAACACTCTGGGCAATGCAAACTATCTTACTGGACAGTTCTATTGGCAGAATCGTTTAAACCACGCCTTCCTGGCTTTAGCTGACTATAACCGTCTCAATGAAACACCTGTAGTGAATGGCAAGAACGTCACTTACGATCTGGCGAGAGGCACACGACAGTCTATTAGTGAACAGCCCGATCCTATTCTTGCCCTTACTATTGCAAAACCTTCAGGTTCTACACAGGAAGGCAACCGTGTGCGCCTTTATTTCAAACATCAGTTTGCTTTGGTGCAGGTGAATGTAAAATCCTCTGAGGATAATTCGGCAGAGATTACAGCTGAACAGATAGAAAAAGTTGAACTCTTGGGCGTTTCCACAGAGGGCATTGTCAGCACCCACCTTCATCCCGACGGTACTGTAGATGCAACCAAAGCCAAGGATGTTGACCTTGACCAATATACCGATGAACAATTGGCAAACAATAAGTGGGGCACCTCTTTCTCACTCTTCGATATGGCAACGGGAATCAAGGATGAAGAAGGACATGATGAAGGCTATGCCGTAGGATTCCTGAAGTCATACAATGCTATTACGTTCGGTCACCTTTGGGCCATTCGCGTTACCTGGCATGAGGGAACAGCCGATGACCCAGGCGTTGTGCACGTCTCTACCTATGAAGTTCCTGAGACCAATGAAACGGATGTCCCTTTAAGAACATTGGCCAGCGGTATGAAATACGTGTATGATTTGGAAGTTCGTCGAGGCATCCTCGCTGTCATTCGTACGCAGGTGCTTGACTGGAAGCAGAAAGAAGAATTGGTCTATGGAACCGATGGAACAATCATGAATTAA
- a CDS encoding fimbrillin family protein — protein sequence MIIKQIYKCVALLLAVVFTGCSADDETAGSLLDTAVELQGIQATIDDGTSGNITRGTVTKLEEYIGRSAFKGGDKAVYTDIRRTFNPLPSFTYPGLGGYEGIIFVAGNGGGWTRQAGENEPERVYWSDAVSPHTFIAYSTPNVADFDWTPFTPIEGEKVYYAGTLGNPSDNGAIVYSSSEDLENEDLLLSYSTQVTAEPGGSVAQVKFTHALSNVRVVVDIDGFSAGSNAVDNRSVVSNMRLLHQPTKYVWKQASAGVQPVNYGEDNPRKDLLLWTPNAEGSGTAQYKKFTFYGITIPQTAEYISTIPESDVEGRTVQLRFDVTYPNPLNPKENVTKTYTASLTGVYFEAGYNTTINISLNHRNEEMTVGADYENWLFVATPEVGELKKNSTFLHDTERKNVTILGDANATMDDATWLYRLNNVVYDIYGHNGETPNTAYQISTAYQLLSFAYEVKNGHDFAGKYVRLDADITLQPEHDSQVLSWIGIGDATHPFNGTFLGGERFIYRLKGTPLFVSLGANAKIEQLQVNAVVPENSAAAVSGSGLFANSNAGLICGSKVVGDVTFNSTVAGAFVGENTGVIFASYHIGTTKSTAASASVGGLVGSNSGTIVGCYQAGKVVGTTTGGIAAVNTGVMECSYANVSDMTKASFVETINAGIAAWRASHPEYDDHSYVYQPANYPKLAD from the coding sequence ATGATCATAAAACAGATATATAAGTGCGTGGCCCTTCTGCTGGCCGTTGTTTTCACGGGATGCTCAGCCGATGATGAAACGGCAGGTTCCTTGTTGGACACTGCCGTTGAGTTGCAGGGCATTCAGGCCACTATCGATGACGGCACTTCCGGAAACATCACCCGTGGAACCGTCACCAAACTGGAAGAGTATATAGGTCGCAGCGCTTTTAAGGGTGGCGACAAGGCTGTATATACCGATATTCGTCGTACATTCAATCCGCTGCCCAGTTTCACCTATCCCGGCCTCGGCGGTTACGAAGGAATCATTTTCGTTGCAGGAAATGGAGGTGGCTGGACGCGTCAGGCTGGCGAAAACGAACCCGAGCGAGTGTATTGGAGCGATGCCGTCAGTCCTCATACGTTCATTGCCTATAGCACTCCCAATGTGGCCGACTTCGACTGGACTCCTTTTACGCCGATTGAAGGTGAGAAAGTCTATTACGCCGGTACGTTGGGAAATCCCTCAGACAATGGCGCTATCGTCTATTCCTCGTCTGAAGACCTGGAAAATGAAGACCTGCTCCTTTCCTATAGCACACAGGTAACGGCCGAACCTGGCGGTAGTGTGGCCCAGGTTAAGTTTACCCATGCTTTGAGCAATGTGCGCGTGGTGGTCGATATTGATGGTTTCTCGGCAGGTTCTAATGCTGTTGACAACCGTTCTGTGGTTTCCAACATGCGCTTGCTCCATCAGCCAACGAAATATGTCTGGAAACAGGCCAGTGCGGGGGTTCAGCCCGTTAACTACGGTGAGGATAATCCTCGTAAGGACCTTCTGCTTTGGACTCCCAATGCCGAAGGAAGCGGAACGGCACAATATAAGAAGTTCACCTTCTATGGCATCACTATCCCTCAGACCGCCGAATATATCAGTACCATTCCTGAAAGCGATGTGGAAGGCCGCACGGTACAACTTCGTTTTGATGTAACCTATCCCAATCCTTTGAATCCCAAGGAGAATGTTACCAAGACTTATACGGCATCGTTGACGGGCGTCTATTTCGAGGCAGGCTATAATACAACGATTAATATCTCGCTGAACCACCGCAACGAAGAGATGACCGTTGGCGCCGACTATGAAAACTGGCTGTTCGTTGCTACCCCCGAGGTAGGCGAACTGAAAAAAAATTCCACCTTTCTGCACGACACCGAGCGAAAGAATGTAACCATCCTTGGCGATGCCAATGCCACAATGGACGATGCTACCTGGCTCTATCGGTTGAATAATGTGGTGTATGATATCTATGGTCATAATGGTGAGACACCGAACACGGCCTATCAGATTAGTACGGCCTATCAGTTGCTGTCGTTTGCCTATGAGGTGAAGAACGGTCACGACTTTGCCGGAAAGTATGTGCGTCTGGATGCCGATATCACCCTGCAGCCCGAACATGACAGTCAGGTGCTCAGTTGGATAGGTATTGGCGATGCCACTCATCCGTTCAATGGCACTTTCCTGGGCGGCGAACGCTTTATCTATCGTTTGAAAGGAACGCCGCTTTTCGTTTCTCTCGGAGCCAATGCCAAGATAGAGCAATTGCAGGTGAATGCCGTCGTTCCAGAAAATTCTGCTGCCGCTGTCAGTGGTTCAGGCCTCTTTGCCAATAGCAATGCCGGACTCATCTGCGGTTCGAAGGTGGTGGGCGATGTGACGTTCAACAGTACTGTTGCTGGTGCCTTCGTGGGTGAGAATACGGGTGTCATCTTTGCCAGCTATCATATTGGCACTACCAAGAGTACAGCCGCTTCGGCCTCTGTCGGCGGACTGGTGGGCAGCAATAGTGGTACCATTGTCGGATGCTATCAGGCCGGCAAGGTTGTTGGTACAACCACAGGTGGCATTGCAGCCGTGAATACAGGGGTGATGGAATGTTCCTATGCTAATGTTTCCGACATGACGAAGGCTTCCTTCGTTGAAACTATCAATGCCGGAATAGCTGCATGGCGTGCCAGTCATCCTGAATATGACGACCACTCTTATGTTTACCAGCCTGCCAACTATCCCAAGTTGGCAGATTGA
- a CDS encoding fimbrillin family protein, with product MTKKIILYIGIALLLSGCTADEEQTALLSAEGKTPLQIAANLSNEKVVTRASGSSFDDTDELMVYIRHTVGTQKGSYTPVSADQAPKLVTFKASESPVLYWDDFSNSASANTDLRTDGHALQTYYGYCYNGGVPSAALSEETGSLEWTIGNQTKAEDVQHADLLWSAEQKAVPYSHAKDQLGTLNVPFSHAMSEVTVTLKTDDTFSGNPQSATVLTLKDINTIAQVNAPEGVVSSGTPADIRMFAAAYVSGDTRNYTAVITPGTSFTLGNELLKITDVDGNDYSLKVTADMLKTTAWADGYTDDQSSIVAKSGVNYHLDITVSKTAVTVQASLTDWVTVNANGEGDIIFNNDIKVFTVEGNGIDFEDGASFRLYWKESAATANYSLATTSTYDATEKVWSNTPAICWPNGTDKFFFRALANNTGTDVNQGEDVLWGTTAKHASLEAGVAIAPRTGNVPMAFEHAMSKIKFVLETATGEAAVDLTNATVSVSNLYTSGTISIEDGSITTAIAKEPLAISSLSENTDVVVVPQTIDNNAIVTITLNDGTTYRLQLNLCKDSDNAVIGEWKRGEHYTYTIHIEKEQVSFRAMILDWEEKTGSGEANLEWD from the coding sequence ATGACAAAGAAGATTATTTTATATATCGGTATTGCCTTGCTACTTTCAGGCTGCACAGCTGACGAGGAACAGACTGCTTTGCTGTCGGCTGAAGGTAAGACACCTTTGCAGATAGCTGCCAATCTTAGTAATGAGAAAGTCGTTACAAGAGCATCCGGCAGCAGTTTCGATGATACGGATGAACTCATGGTGTACATCCGTCATACTGTAGGTACCCAGAAAGGTAGTTATACGCCTGTATCGGCCGATCAGGCTCCTAAGCTTGTAACCTTTAAGGCTTCAGAATCGCCTGTGCTATATTGGGATGATTTCAGTAATTCAGCCTCTGCCAATACTGATTTGCGAACGGATGGACATGCTCTTCAAACCTATTATGGCTATTGTTATAATGGCGGAGTTCCCTCAGCAGCCTTGTCTGAAGAAACTGGTTCTTTGGAATGGACTATTGGTAACCAGACCAAAGCCGAGGACGTACAGCATGCCGATCTGTTGTGGTCGGCTGAACAGAAGGCTGTTCCTTATTCGCATGCTAAAGATCAGCTCGGTACGCTGAATGTCCCCTTTTCTCACGCTATGAGCGAAGTGACGGTGACGCTGAAAACCGATGATACCTTTAGCGGTAATCCGCAGTCTGCTACCGTCTTGACGCTAAAGGATATCAATACAATTGCCCAGGTGAACGCACCTGAAGGTGTTGTCAGCAGCGGTACTCCTGCCGATATCAGGATGTTTGCTGCCGCCTATGTTTCGGGGGATACCCGTAACTATACTGCTGTTATTACGCCTGGTACATCATTCACCTTAGGTAATGAATTGTTGAAAATCACCGATGTGGATGGCAATGACTATTCATTGAAAGTGACAGCCGATATGCTGAAGACAACTGCTTGGGCAGATGGCTATACCGACGATCAGAGTTCCATCGTTGCAAAGTCTGGCGTAAACTATCATCTGGATATAACCGTAAGCAAAACAGCTGTGACTGTTCAAGCCAGTTTGACTGACTGGGTTACGGTGAATGCCAACGGTGAGGGTGATATCATTTTCAATAATGATATTAAGGTGTTTACTGTTGAGGGAAATGGCATCGATTTTGAAGACGGAGCCTCGTTCCGTTTGTATTGGAAAGAATCTGCTGCTACGGCCAACTACAGTCTTGCCACCACCTCAACCTATGATGCTACAGAAAAGGTATGGAGCAATACTCCTGCTATCTGTTGGCCCAATGGAACAGACAAGTTCTTCTTCCGTGCGCTAGCCAATAATACAGGTACCGATGTGAACCAAGGCGAGGATGTGTTGTGGGGTACTACGGCCAAACATGCCTCATTAGAAGCTGGCGTGGCGATAGCTCCACGAACAGGCAATGTCCCAATGGCGTTTGAGCATGCGATGAGCAAGATTAAATTTGTTTTGGAAACAGCCACAGGCGAAGCTGCGGTCGATCTTACAAATGCAACTGTTTCCGTCAGCAACCTTTATACATCAGGAACTATCAGTATTGAAGATGGCAGCATTACAACTGCTATAGCGAAAGAGCCACTGGCAATTTCGAGCCTTTCAGAAAATACCGATGTCGTGGTGGTACCGCAGACCATAGACAATAATGCCATCGTGACCATTACGCTCAACGATGGAACTACCTATCGTTTGCAACTCAACTTGTGCAAGGATAGCGATAATGCTGTGATAGGCGAATGGAAACGTGGTGAACATTATACCTATACCATACATATTGAGAAAGAACAGGTTAGCTTCCGTGCCATGATTCTGGATTGGGAAGAAAAGACAGGTAGTGGTGAGGCAAACCTTGAATGGGACTAG
- a CDS encoding DUF2752 domain-containing protein, protein MSRGRLYTLLLFLTASGYLWLLVGNDSGKTIGWTGCLIRYIFHIPCPSCGTTRSVREMFRGEWLSALYYNPIGVLLAVLMVVIPIWIVADLLMNSSSFLRAYRQTEKIFQRRLYAFIGIVAILINWIWNFQKYL, encoded by the coding sequence TTGAGCAGAGGACGTCTGTACACATTGCTATTGTTCCTGACTGCAAGCGGCTATCTTTGGTTGTTGGTCGGGAATGATAGTGGTAAGACCATAGGCTGGACCGGTTGCCTTATACGTTATATTTTTCATATACCATGTCCGTCGTGTGGAACCACTCGTTCTGTGCGTGAGATGTTTCGTGGTGAATGGCTGTCTGCCCTGTATTACAATCCTATAGGAGTACTGTTGGCGGTGCTGATGGTGGTGATACCCATATGGATTGTAGCCGATCTGCTCATGAACTCGTCGTCCTTTCTCCGTGCCTACCGCCAGACTGAGAAGATATTCCAGCGCAGGCTGTATGCCTTCATCGGTATTGTGGCTATATTGATTAATTGGATATGGAATTTTCAAAAATACCTCTGA
- a CDS encoding fimbrillin family protein: MKRYILFRFLISMCAIFLMAACSSSDDDELAQPRQGVLQLTTSVSDFEGMPLTRTNIAGNAFAVGDRMKLKIICPFSDHTEFGETTYGHSADALWLMKWNGTAWTPIVASDQVDVEGQYAYTDAPNLFSQYEAQQTPYVYTASTWSENILFISNGSMYSQYSYVFHADQTEENDYLSSDLLWAQSYMQTGSYNVHLSFQHVMACLKIAIPESFSASAVVTLEGMPAIDQREVVVGDYYAGKSKVNSGFGYQQKCSCAKEYNGQVLGVAINDDAQRKAIVYPMTGNPNPNSLPAIPNDGVYTAHRDAASGCYYLIVPPCKLSEKARFWIRDGERRYSYELQTLEFKQGEQYPVTITLATE; the protein is encoded by the coding sequence ATGAAGAGATATATTTTATTTCGTTTTTTGATTTCCATGTGTGCCATTTTCTTGATGGCTGCTTGTTCCTCGAGCGATGATGACGAACTTGCACAGCCCCGACAGGGCGTGCTACAGCTCACCACCTCAGTCAGCGATTTCGAGGGCATGCCTCTCACCCGTACCAATATTGCCGGCAATGCCTTTGCCGTGGGCGACCGTATGAAATTGAAGATTATCTGCCCTTTCAGCGACCACACAGAGTTCGGTGAGACTACCTATGGTCATAGTGCCGATGCCCTGTGGCTGATGAAATGGAATGGCACTGCTTGGACTCCCATCGTGGCCAGTGATCAGGTCGATGTGGAGGGACAGTATGCCTATACCGATGCTCCCAACCTGTTCAGTCAGTACGAGGCCCAGCAGACTCCCTATGTATATACCGCTTCTACATGGAGTGAAAATATTCTCTTCATTTCCAACGGTTCGATGTATTCGCAATATTCCTATGTGTTCCATGCCGACCAGACCGAGGAGAATGACTACCTGAGTTCTGATCTCCTTTGGGCGCAGAGCTATATGCAGACGGGCTCCTACAATGTACACCTGTCGTTCCAGCATGTGATGGCCTGTCTGAAGATTGCCATTCCTGAGAGTTTTTCCGCTTCGGCTGTTGTCACCTTGGAAGGAATGCCTGCTATCGACCAGCGTGAAGTGGTGGTTGGCGACTACTATGCCGGTAAGAGCAAAGTCAACTCCGGTTTCGGCTATCAGCAAAAGTGCAGTTGTGCGAAGGAGTACAACGGTCAGGTGCTGGGTGTTGCCATCAACGATGATGCACAGCGCAAGGCAATCGTCTATCCAATGACGGGAAATCCCAATCCAAATAGTCTCCCTGCAATTCCTAACGATGGTGTTTATACCGCCCATCGTGATGCGGCTTCTGGCTGCTACTATCTCATTGTACCTCCCTGTAAACTTTCTGAGAAAGCCCGTTTCTGGATCAGGGATGGAGAGAGACGTTACAGCTACGAACTGCAGACCTTAGAGTTCAAGCAAGGAGAACAGTATCCTGTAACCATTACATTAGCTACCGAATAG